One region of Vicinamibacterales bacterium genomic DNA includes:
- a CDS encoding SpoIVB peptidase S55 domain-containing protein: MKIRAFLSAGIIAAASMARLPAAPAFMPIDEIKPGMVGTGRTVFEGAELQDFTVRILGVLKNVQAPKRDLILARLEGGPLAQTGVIAGMSGSPVYIDGRLVGAVSYSIGSFPKEPIAGITPIAEMIDATTNNASVRARAAQNRVDLPITPDHFATAIRTAYQRVAAFADRPADVQALGLAASEGTQIGALLRPISTPLVMGGMSAATGDLVSSMFRDAGFTPMLAGGTAAGGSSTAPLRPGDPIGVALLSGDGEMGATGTITHIDGDKLYAFGHPFYGFGPTAFPMTRATIYATLPSLMSSFKIATMGDVVGTMQQDRSTAIAGTLGKPPALIPLSVTLDSGHNGKRTFNFAIVNDQIFTPLLTYVALFNTLGNYERNFGAITYTVKGRAIVDRHDDLSFEDIFTGESPIPSASAYVAGPITMLMANDLEPVTVKSVELSITTSEESRAATIERVWLDDVRPRAGKSVPLKVLTRSYRGAEKISTIPIEIPANASGQLTVMVTDGRQLNQIEQRDFRRSVQPQSVGQMIKLLNETHRNNRVYVRLLTGTPGAVVDGEAMTSLPPSVLSVLEGDRSGGSFTPIRSAALGEWELPMDSAISGTRVLTIDLDSRGGR, from the coding sequence ATGAAGATCCGGGCTTTTCTCAGCGCTGGCATCATCGCCGCGGCCAGCATGGCGCGCCTGCCCGCGGCCCCGGCGTTCATGCCGATCGACGAGATCAAGCCCGGCATGGTCGGCACCGGTCGCACCGTCTTCGAAGGCGCGGAACTGCAGGACTTCACAGTCCGCATTCTCGGCGTGCTCAAGAACGTGCAGGCGCCCAAACGCGACTTAATCCTGGCGCGGCTCGAGGGCGGTCCGCTGGCCCAGACCGGCGTGATCGCCGGGATGAGCGGCAGTCCTGTCTACATCGACGGCCGCCTGGTCGGCGCCGTGTCGTACTCGATTGGGTCGTTCCCCAAGGAACCCATCGCCGGCATCACGCCGATCGCCGAGATGATCGACGCGACCACCAACAACGCCTCGGTCCGCGCGCGCGCGGCGCAGAACCGGGTCGACCTGCCGATCACGCCCGATCACTTCGCGACGGCCATCCGCACGGCGTATCAGCGCGTCGCGGCGTTCGCGGATCGGCCGGCCGACGTCCAGGCCCTCGGGCTGGCGGCCAGCGAGGGGACGCAGATTGGCGCGCTGCTCCGGCCGATCTCGACGCCGCTCGTGATGGGCGGCATGAGTGCGGCCACCGGCGATCTGGTGTCGTCGATGTTCCGTGATGCCGGGTTCACGCCGATGCTCGCCGGCGGCACGGCCGCGGGCGGGTCGTCGACGGCCCCGCTCCGTCCGGGCGATCCGATCGGCGTCGCGCTGCTCAGCGGCGACGGCGAGATGGGGGCGACCGGCACCATCACCCACATCGACGGCGACAAACTCTACGCCTTCGGCCACCCGTTCTACGGCTTCGGACCGACCGCCTTCCCGATGACCAGGGCCACGATCTACGCGACCCTGCCGAGCCTGATGTCCTCGTTCAAGATCGCCACCATGGGCGACGTCGTCGGCACCATGCAGCAGGATCGATCGACGGCGATCGCCGGCACCCTCGGCAAGCCGCCGGCACTCATTCCCCTGTCGGTGACCCTCGACTCGGGCCACAACGGTAAGCGCACGTTCAACTTCGCGATCGTCAACGATCAGATCTTCACGCCGCTGCTGACCTATGTCGCGCTCTTCAACACGCTGGGAAACTACGAGCGCAATTTCGGCGCGATTACCTACACGGTCAAAGGGCGGGCCATTGTCGACCGGCATGACGATCTGTCGTTCGAGGACATCTTCACCGGCGAGAGTCCGATCCCGAGCGCCTCGGCCTATGTCGCCGGACCGATCACGATGCTGATGGCCAACGACCTCGAGCCGGTGACGGTCAAGAGCGTCGAGCTGTCGATCACCACGTCGGAAGAGTCGCGCGCCGCGACGATCGAGCGGGTGTGGCTCGACGACGTGAGGCCGCGGGCCGGCAAGAGCGTGCCGCTGAAGGTGCTGACGCGCAGCTACCGGGGCGCCGAGAAGATCTCGACGATCCCGATCGAGATTCCGGCCAACGCGTCGGGGCAGCTGACGGTGATGGTGACCGACGGCCGGCAGCTCAATCAGATCGAGCAGCGGGATTTCCGGCGCAGCGTGCAGCCGCAGAGCGTCGGCCAGATGATCAAGCTGCTGAACGAGACGCACCGCAACAACCGCGTCTACGTCCGGCTGCTGACCGGAACGCCAGGCGCCGTCGTCGACGGCGAGGCGATGACCTCGCTGCCGCCGTCCGTACTCTCGGTGCTCGAGGGCGATCGCAGCGGTGGCAGCTTCACGCCGATTCGCAGCGCCGCGCTCGGCGAATGGGAGCTGCCGATGGATTCCGCGATCAGCGGCACGCGCGTCCTGACGATCGATCTCGACAGCCGCGGCGGCCGGTGA